The genomic stretch GTAATACATGCACAAATTGTAACGCTCAGTTAAAATGTGGTCTATAAAGAAAACAACGTAAATCAACCGGGGCTCCCTCGGTTGATTTGCTATTGTCGTTGCTTGTTTTTAAGGTTATTGTATAGTAAAATTTAAATGCAGTTTTACATAAAACAAATGGAAATAATGGAGGAGAAGTTATGCCAACGCCAAGTATGGAAGATTATATTGAACAAATTTATATGCTAATTGAAGACAAAGGGTATGCCCGAGTATCGGATATTGCAGAAGCCTTGGCTGTTCATCCCTCCTCAGTAACAAAAATGGTTCAAAAGCTTGATAAAGACGAATATTTAATTTATGAGAAATATCGCGGCTTAATTTTAACAGCAAAAGGCCAAAAAATTGGGAAGCGTCTCGTATATCGCCATGAATTGCTTGAGCAATTACTTCGAATCATTGGTGTTGATGAAGAGAATATTTATGAGGATGTTGAAGGAATTGAGCATCATTTAAGCTGGAATTCAATTGATCGTATTGGTGATCTCGTTCAATATTTTGAAGAAAATGAAGCGCGTGTTGAAGCTCTTCGTGCAACACAGCGTAAAAGTGAACAATAAATATAGAAACGTTAAGCACTGAGTGCTTAACGTTTTTTTGTTGTTTTTATAAAGACGTGCATAAAGAAAGAAAGGTGCGATTAAAAATGTAAAAAGGCGGATTTTGAAGGGGTGAAACCTTGTACATAGACGGCGTTTTTGCAGGAGGCGGTATTAAAGGGTTTGCACTTGTGGGAGCTCTTCAAGCAGTGGAAAACAAAGGACTTATTTATCGCAGGTTGGCAGGAACGAGCGCAGGAGCAATTATTTCTGCTTTTATTGTTGCAGGCTATACAAGTAGAGATATACAAAAAATGTTAGAAGAAATGGAGCTCAGTGAGTTGTTAGACAGCAGAGCCTCTCTTTTGCCTGCAAAGTGGGGGAAATGGCTTCTTTTATATTGGCGCCTTGGTTTATATAAAGGAGACCGTCTTGAACTTTGGATAGAGGAAAAGTTAAAAGCAAGAGGAATATATTCATTTGGAGATGTACCAAAACATGCTTTACGTATTATTGCTTCAGATATTACGGATGGAAAGATTGTTGTAATTCCAGATGACTTGCCAAGCTACGGAATTAACCCTGAGACATTTTCTGTAGCTAAAGCTGTAAGAATGAGCTGTAGCTTACCTTACTTTTTTGAACCTGTAAAGCTAAAAGCAAACTCAGGAGTCAAAATAATGGTAGATGGTGGAGTGCTAAGTAATTTTCCAATGTGGCTGTTTCAAAAGCGAGATCAACCAAAAGTACGTCCTGTTCTAGGGGTGAAGTTTAGCTCTCCTGAAGATAGTGTGCAGTCAGCTGAAATTCATAATGCGATCGACTTATTTGGTGCTCTTTTTGATACGATGAAAAATGCACATGATGCTAGACATATTTCTAAAAAGCATGAACGAGATATTATTTTTCTACCGGTTGATTCAACGCTTACAACAGAATTTGGGTTAGCAGAGGAAAAGAAAGAAGAACTGATTTCTTTAGGCAGAGAACGTGCAAATGCCTTTTTGAAAACATGGACATATTAAAAAACCAGGTGACAGTTGTCACCTGGTTTTTTTATTAGAAAAGAGCTCTATTTTTCTTTTTGCCTTTTTTACCTTCAATGACCGTTAAGTGACTCGAGCTACGTTTTCGTTCTTTCGTAAAAGACTGACCAAGATTTTTGGCTTTACCTTGAATAGGCGTGATTTTTGAATTTTTAATCATACGCTTTTTTGGCTTAACTTTAGCTTTTTCTCGCGCTCTCAAACGAGATTTTGACTGCTTTACGGCTTGAGCGTATTTTCGATCATACGGAGAACTGGAGGGCTGACGACGGCCTAAAACAAAGCGATATACGAGATAAAAAATAATCAAGAAGAAAAAGATTGTTCCGATAGAGCGTAAGAGACTCCCTGGTTCAAACAAAATTGTATACAGAAAACCAACTACCCCAAGTGTAATGACGGCGTACACAACATACGTAACAAAAGAACGTCTCATTATCTTCACCTCCACCAAAGATGTACACTATTTATTGTAAAAAAGTTTTACACAACTTTATTTTGGGTTGTTCCGGCTTTTTTTTCTTCAAGAACAAGTAGGCGTGAGAAAGAAGCAATCGCAACTTCTACTTGATCGTCTTTCGGTTCTTTCGTTGTTAAGAGCTGAAGCCATAACCCTGGATAACCTAAATATTTTAAAACAGGGAAAGAACTTAGTTTGTTTGTTAATTGCAATACTTCAAAAGAAAGACCAAGAACAACGGGGATAAGAGCGAGGCGATTTACAATCCTTACCCAAAGTGGATCAGTTGGAACTAGTAAATAAACGAACATACCAACAATAACAGTAAATAGAATAAAACTACTTCCGCACCTGTAATGGAGACGGGACTGGGACTGTACACCTTCTATTGTTAACTCTATTCCCTTTTCGTACGCATTAATAACCTTATGTTCCGCCCCATGATACTGAAATACTCGTTTTATGAGCGGCGTTTGCGAGATTAAGAAAATATAGCAAATAATCAATAAAAATTTGAAGAAAGATTCAACAACTATCTGTGCCACATCCGAAGAAAAAATGGGCCTTGTTAGTTCTGCCAAAAATACGGGAACAAGTGTCATTAACACTTTACCAATAATAAAAGAGAGAACGCCTATAACAGCCACGCCAAGAATCATAGTTAGCTTTGATTCTTTTTTCTCTTTCAGTTTCTCATCTTCACTAGGATCAAGATCAAAGCGATCTGATGAAAAATTGAGGTGTTTAGAACCGTTCGCTGTAGCTTCAACAATAGCCGCAATACCGCGAAGAAAAGGAACCTTTTTAATTTTTTTCAGAAATGATGATGATTTACGGGGAGCTTCAAAGAAATCGATGCTTTGATCTTTTCGGCGGATAGCCGTAACGCACGAGGTTTTACCACCAAACATAACACCTTCCACAACAGCCTGCCCACCGTAAACGGGTTTTGAATTTTGAGCCATGATGTATAAACACCAACCTAACTAATGAATTGTGTATTAACTAAATTATTTCAGTAAAGAACAGTTCATTCAAATTTCTTTTTTCTTTGTGTCATTTATATTCTACAAGAAAAGGCAAGAAACCTCTAGGTTGTTGTATATTCTCTAGTTTAGACAAATTTTATGATAATTAGACTAAAACTAACAAACAATATAAAGGCAAATAGAATCTAGGTAAAAAGATTATACTAAAATTAGTGAGGTGAGAAAAGATGGAAAAAAATCAAGAGAAAAAAGAAAAGCTTCCTTCTTTTATGAATAAAGCGATTGTGATTGGTATCTCGGCAGGAGTTTTGTTTGGTATTTTAAGCTACATTGCATATGTGTTAAATTTGAGTGAAATTCGAGCAAATCTTATTTTAGAGCCTTGGACATTTGGAGAATGGAAACATCACATCATTGGACATATTATTGGAATTATTCTCCTTGCCATTATTTCTATTCCTGTTGCACTTATTTACTATGCACTACTACGAAAATTTGAAAGCATGTGGGTTGGAGCGGCATATGGTGTTATACTTTGGGGCTTTGTTTTCTTTCTGCTAAATCCGATTTTTCCAAATTTAAAAGAGATTACAGACCTTAGTAAAGATACCATCATTACAACTTTTTGTTTTTACTTGCTCTATGGAATTTTTATTGGGTATTCTATTTCGTACGAAGAATCTGAATTGCGACGAATTAGTGCTTCCTCATAAGCTATAGCGTCTTCTTTATGATAAGATAAGGAAAGAACGGAATTTTTTGAAGCAAAGGGAGAGTGCTATGAAACAATTCTTAGTTATAAATGGACCAAATTTAAATTATTTAGGAAAACGCGAGCCTGAAATTTACGGAAGTACAACGCTTGTAAATTTAGAAAACAGCTTAAAAACAAAAGGAGAAGCTCTCGACCTTTCTCTGGATTTTCTTCAATCCAACCATGAAGGTGTAATTATTGATGCTATGTACAAAGCAAATGAAACATGTGATGGGGTACTCCTAAATCCGGGTGCTTTCACTCATTATAGCTATGCGATTCGCGATTGTATTGCAAGCCTTAACATTCCTGTTGTAGAAGTTCATATTTCAAATGTTCATGCAAGAGAAGAATTCCGCCATACCTCTGTTATTGCACCAGTAAGTGCAGGACAGATCGTTGGGTTTGGATTGTTTGGATATGAAATGGGGATTAATGCTTTAAAGAATATCGCGGAAGGGAAGGAATAGCATGACAGAAAAACTTATAAAACTTCGTGGAAGCTTTGAACAAAGAGGAATTGACGGCCTTCTTATCACAAGTAAATACAATCGTCGTTACATGACAAACTTTACGGGAAGTGCTGGAGTTGTTGTCATTTCAAAAGAAAAAGCCGTCTTTATTACAGACTTTCGCTACATAGAACAAGCAACAAAGCAAACAGAAGGATTTGAAATTGTCAAACATACTGGACCAATTGCAAAAGAAATTGCTTCTGTCGTTGAACAGTTAGGAATTAAAGCGCTAGGATTTGAAGAACATGCAATTACGTACGCTGACTTCTCCACATACCAAAAGGAAATCTCGTCCCAACTTGTTCCTGTCTCAGGTCTTGTAGAAAACTTACGCTTGATTAAGACTAGTGAAGAGATTAAGATATTAAAGGAAGCTGCCAAGTTAACAGACGAAGCTTTTCATCATATTTTATCTTACATCAAACCCGGTGTAACGGAGCTTGAGGTTTCAAATGAGCTTGAATTTTATATGAGAAAACATGGCGCGGCGTCTTCTTCATTTGATACAATTGTTGCTTCAGGGTATAGAAGTGCTTTACCACATGGAGTTGCTAGCGAAAAAGTGATTAAGGAAGGCGAGCTTGTAACGCTTGATTTTGGCGCGTACTATAAAGGGTATTGTTCAGATATTACAAGAACGGTTGCTGTTGGCGACGTTAGTGATGAATTGAAGAACATTTATGACATTGTTCTAAAGGCGCAGTTGCGTGGCGTTGACGGTATTAAAAAAGGTATTACAGGGGTTCAAGCTGATGCCTTAGCGCGTAACTATATTACAGAACATGGATACGGGGAATACTTTGGGCACTCCACAGGCCATGGAATTGGTCTTGAAGTTCATGAAGGCCCCGCTCTTTCAACTCGTTCTGATACTGTACTAGAGCCTGGGATGGTTGTAACCGTTGAGCCTGGTATTTACGTACCAAACGTAGGCGGTGTTCGAATTGAAGATGATTTGCTCATAACAGATGAAGGCAATGAAAATTTAACATATGCCCCAAAAGAACTTATTATTTTATAAAGGTAAACTAGGAGGACTATTAGATGGTTTCAGTAAATGATTTTCGTACAGGGTTAACAATCGAAGTGGATGGAGGAATTTGGCAAGTGATGGAGTTCCAGCACGTTAAGCCAGGAAAAGGAGCTGCATTTGTTCGCTCTAAACTTCGTAACCTTCGTACAGGAGCTGTCCAAGAGAAAACATTCCGTGCAGGTGAAAAAGTAAACAAAGCACGAATCGATAATCGCAAAATGCAGTATCTATATGCGAATGGTGATCAACACGTATTCATGGATACAAACACATATGATCAAATTGAACTTCCAGAAGTTCAAATTGAATATGAGCTTAAGTTCTTAAAAGAAAACATGGAAGTAAGCATTATGATGTATGAAAGCGAAACATTAGGTGTTGAGCTTCCAAACAGTGTTGAGCTAACAGTAACAGAAACAGAACCAGGTATTAAAGGAGATACGGCTTCAGGTGGAACAAAACCTGCAACAGTTGAAACAGGTTTAGTTGTTCAAGTTCCATTCTTCGTAAACCAAGGAGACGTTCTTGTTGTTAATACAAGCGATGGAAGCTACGTATCACGTGCTTAATTGACATTAAAAAGCAAGAGCCTATTAGGCTCTTGCTTTTTTTTTGTGCATAAAAGCCAAAAAAAAGCATAGGTTGTACTAATATTTTGCTCTTAGGCGAGGAGAAGTGAACAGATGAGGCCTTTTTGGAATATGTTTGATACAACAATCATTACGATGGCGTGTTTACGCTTTATCTCAGGATTTATTGAGCTAACAGCAGCAGTACTTATTCTTTTTGGTAACGATGTCAAGAAAGCTCTTTTTATCAACAGTTTGTTAGCCTTAATTGGGCCGCTCATTATGTTGGCCTCTATTTCAATTGGTCTATTTTCCATCGCAGATCAGCTTTCATATGGAAAGTTTGTGTTTATTGGTCTTGGAGTAGCATTTATTTTTATTGGCATTTACAAATAGCGTTCTGGCATTAAAATAGCCAAGCTTGCATACATTGAAAATAACTAAGTAGGCGAGGGGATTAAGGATGGAATCAGTTTTAAGCGTACTTCCTCAACATGTCGTAGAGCTCCTCAGGCGCTATATAGATGAAGATGTGCAAGAAATTCGGCTAAGAATTAACCGTCCTATTGAACTAATCAAAAAAGACGAGCCTATTTTTTATTCCGTACTACCCGTGAAAGAGGATTTCGCATATATGCTTAGTCAACTTAGTCAATCATCGATGTACATGCTTGAAGAAGAGTTACAAAAGGGCTATATCACAATAAAAGGTGGACACCGCGTCGGACTAGCGGGGCGAGTCATTACTGAGAATGGCAAAGTAAAAGCAATTCGTGATATTACGTCATTAAACATTCGAATTGCACGCGAGAAAATTGGGATTGGAGAAAGTCTAATCGACAGTCTTTACAATCGTAAATGGTTAAATACAGTCATTATTGGAGCTCCTCAATCTGGGAAAACAACCATGCTAAGAGATCTTGCCCGTCTTGTTAGCACAGGAGTGGAAAGAAAAAGAATTCCTTCGCAAAAAGTGGGGATTGTAGATGAACGATCGGAAATTGCAGGCTGTCTTGACGGAGTGCCACAGCATACGTTTGGCCCTCGGGTTGATGTGCTTGATGCCTGTCCAAAAGCAGAAGGAATGATGATGTTGATTCGTTCAATGAGTCCGAACGTTCTTATTGTAGATGAAGTTGGACGAGTAGAAGATACAGAGGCTATTTTGGAAGCTGTTCATGCAGGAGTTAGCTTAATTTTAACTGCTCATGGAAGCTCTGTTAAAGATATGGCAACAAGGCCTTCATTAAAAGCACTAATAGACGCTTGCATTATCGACCGTTTTGTACTTCTTTCAAATCGAAATGGACCTGGCACTGTCGAAGGGATTTTTCAGCAGGAAGTAAAACGAAAGAAAGATGGAATAGAAGGTGTAAGAAAATGAAACTTTTTGGAGCTTTGTTTATTTTAGTTGCGACAACATGGTTTGGGTTTGATCTCGCAAAACAGCTCAATGCAAGACCAAAACAGCTTCGCCAGCTTAAAAGTGCTCTAAGATCACTTGAGGCAGAAATTATGTATAGTCATCGTCCTCTACCACAGATTGCCCGTTTATTAACAGAACAAGTACCAAAACCAATCGCTTCCTTTTTTGATTCTTTTGCAACATATTTAGAAATGGGTCAAAAAAGTGCTGGAGAGGCTTGGCTGCTTAGTATAGAAGAAAATTGGCGTCTAACTGCTTTAAAGCAAGGGGAGAAAGAAGCTTTAAAACAATTTGGACAGACGCTCGGACAGCATGATCGGTATTCACAGCAAAAGCATATCGTGTTAACGCTTAACCATTTAGAGCGGGAGGAAGCAGATGCTGTTGACAGGCAAACGCGCTACGAGAAGATGGTGAAAAGCCTAGGGTTCCTAACAGGGTTATTGTTAGTCATTTTATTACTGTAGCTGTAGGAGGATGAAACAAAATGGGGGTAGACATCAATACCATTTTTCAAATTGCCGGAGTAGGCATTATCGTTGCTTTTTTAGTAACCGTTCTAGAACAAATGGGCAAAAAAGATTTTGCAAACTGGGTTACGCTCATTGGTTTTATTTATATTTTGTTTATGGTCGCGTCAATTGTACAAGACTTGTTTCAAAAAATTAAGTCTGTATTCCTTTTTCAAGGCTAAAGGAGGTGATGGGAGATTGAAATGATCCAAATTGTTGGCCTTGGTTTAATTGCCACGTTTTTAACGATTATTTTAAAAGAACAAAAATCCTCCATCGCTTTTCTTCTTGTTGTATTTGTTGGCTGCGTTATTTTTTTGTTTCTCGTTGATAAAATCAGCGAAATTATTGGAATGGTTGAAGTCCTTTCGCGTCAAGCCGGGGTCAATGTCATATACGTAGAAACTATTTTAAAGATTATTGGGATTGCTTATATTGCTGAATTTGGTGCTCAAATTACGAAAGATGCTGGACAAGGTTCCATTGCTTCAAAAATCGAGTTAGGAGGGAAAATCCTCATTTTATCAATGGCAATACCAATCTTAACGGTTGTGATTGAAACCATTATTTCAATGTTGCCCACAACATAATGAATGAGGATTGAGGTGCGCACATGAAAAAGAAAAAAAGCTTATTTTGTTTAGTATTGCTGCTTTTTCTTTTTTTTCTACCTGACAGTGTACAAGCTTTTCCAAGTGCTGATGAAATGGTAGATGAACAGGTGGATCAGCTTGGCATTGATGAGATAAAAGGATTTTGGAATAATATCATGACAGAGTATGGTGGTTTTTTACCGGAAAGTCAGAAAGGAAGTCTTGTCGAGTTTTTGAAAGGAGACAAAGAACTTTCGCTAGAGGAGTGGTTGAAAGGGCTTATGAAGTTCTTTCTTCACGAAATTATTGCAAATGGAAAACTCCTCGGTACGCTTATTATGCTAACAATCTTTTGCGTATTCCTCCAGAATCTTCAGAATGCATTTGAGAAAACAACCGTTAGTAAAGTAGCTTATGCACTTGTTTATCTTGTGCTTATTGTCATTGCTTTAAATAGCTTCCACATTGCTATCTCATATGCCACGGAAGCCATACAGACGATGATTCATTTTATTATCGCGCTTATTCCTCTTCTTCTAGCTCTTATGGCTTCTTCGGGAGGCGTGATGTCAGCTGCTTTTTTTCATCCGGTTATTATTTTTCTTATGAACACAAGCGGATTGCTTATTCAGTATGTTGTAATGCCGCTTTTATTTCTTTCTGCACTGTTAAGCATTGTAAGTACAATTTCAGAACAATACAAAGTGACACAGCTTGCTCAGCTTATGAGAAATGTGAGCATTGGAGTTCTTGGGGGGTTTCTCACTATTTTTTTAGGCGTTATTTCTGTTCAGGGGACAAGCTCGGCTGTAGCAGATGGAATTACTGTGAGAACCGCAAAATTTATTACAGGAAACTTTGTTCCTGTTGTAGGACGGATGTTTACAGATGCAACAGATACAGTATTAAGTGCCTCTCTACTATTGAAAAATACGGTGGGCCTTGTTGGAGTAGCGATTTTACTTTTTATTACAGCTTTTCCTGCTCTTAAACTCCTTTCAATTGCGATTATTTACAAGCTTGCTGCAGCTCTGATCCAGCCTGTTGGAGGAGGACCAATCATCTCCTGTTTGAGCATTATTAGCAGAAGCGTTATTTATATTTTTGCTGCTCTTGCTGTTGTTTCTTTAATGTTTTTCTTATGTATTACGCTTGTTATTACTGCAAGTAATATTACGATGATGGTCAGATAAGGAGGGTGTTGATGGGAGCGTTAACAGAATGGGTTACAAATATTATTCTGTTTATCTTGCTTGCTACCATTATTGATTTACTGTTACCAAGCTCATCTATGCAGAAGTACGCAAAGATGGTTATTGGTCTACTTCTTATGCTTATTATTTTGACACCTGTTTTCAGCATATTCAAAGTGAACGTTGATAAACTGTTTACCGCCATTAACTCTTCTTCTATCTCTCAAGAAAACTCTTCAAAAAATTTGCTAGATTTAAAGAAAAAAGAAATACAAGCGTCACAAGATGCATATATTTTAGAACAGATGGCTGTCCAACTAGAAGAGGGAGTAAAAGAGGAGTTGGTGAAGGAGTATGGAGTAGAAGTTTCAGGCGTAGAAGTTCATATGAAAGACGAGAAAGGTGAAAAAAGTTTTGAAAATATTAGTTCCATCTCTCTGTCTGTTCAGCCAAAGGAGAATAAGCATACAGCATCAGTCTCAGACGTTGAAGTTGTTTCCATTAATACGTCGGAACCTATTAAAAAAGAGAAAACAGAAAACGACGAGAAGCTAAAGAAGGTGCAAAGTTTTCTTTCTAAAAAATGGGATATGGATAAAAAACAAATTATAGTCACAATGGGAGGAGGAGAAGCAGATGAGCGATAAGGAGAGCAACAAGAAAAAGAGCTTCTTAGCGAGACTATCTTCTTCAGATCCACCTAAGAAAAACCGCAAGCTTGCATATGTGATTTTACTTTTGGCCGCTGGAGTTTTTGTCATGCTCTATGGGAATTTTCAAAGCTCAACAGCAAAACCAGACGCCGTTGAAACGAAAAGCTCAGGAGATAGCCAGCAAGAAAAAGAGGAAGTAGAAACGTTTGGAAGTGGAAAAGAAAAGCAGGCTAGAACAATTTCAGACTATGAAAAAAAATATGAAGCAGAACTTACAGATGTGCTAGAAAGTATGATTGGCGTTGATAATGTGCAAGTATTTGTAAATGTTGATGCAACAGAAGAGAAAGTTTATGAGCATAACACAGTAAACCAAAGTCAAACAACAGAAGAAAATGACCGTGAAGGCGGTACAAGGAATATTGAAGATAACTCAGTGGATCAACAGCTCGTTATTGTTCGTAACGGTGATAAAGAACAGCCCGTTGTTGTAAAAACACTAAAACCTGATATTAGGGGCGTTCTTGTCGTTGCGAAGGGAGCTGATAATATAAAAGTGAAAAAGTCGGTTGTGGACGCAGTTACGAGAGTACTCGATGTTCCAAGTCATCGCGTGGCAGTCACGCCTAAAAAGACGAAGGGGGATTAAATTTTATGTTGCTGAAAAAACAAACCGTTTGGTTATTAACAATGCTTAGCTTAGTTGTTGTTTTATCTGTTTATTATATTACGTCTCCAAGCCCACAGAGTGATAACGTCGCTTTTACAGATAAAGAAGAAAGTAAAGAAAAAGAAAGTGCAAAGCAAACGGATAAAGAAACAGAGCAAAAGGCAGCTTCAACAACAGAGAAAAACGGTGAAACAGTTGTCTCAACCGTGGAAAACGAAGACCAATTTTTGGCGATGCGCATGCAAATTACAGACGAGAGAAGTAAAGAAATTGAGAAACTTGAGGACGTTGTTGCATCAAATGAGGCTTCAGTAGAAGAGAAAAGTGAAGCAAAAGACAAAGTAGAAGAACTTTCAAAACTCAATGAAAAAGAGCAAACAATTGAAACATTAATCAAAGAAAAAGGGTATGATGATGCCCTTGTACGCGCTGAAGATAATGGGGTACGTATCGTTGTGAAATCAAAAGAAGATAGCAAAAAACAAGCAAATGAAATTATGAATATCGTGACGCAAGAAATTGGAGCTAAGAAAGTAGCGGTAGAATTTGAGCCTGTTAAATAATGAAATAAAAAAAAGGCGACTTCTGTCGCCTTTTTTTTATTTGAACTTATTTTGCATCCGAAGCAAGACTGAAATATAATAGTTAATGATAACACTAGGTAATAACTAGTACATTGTCAAAGAAAAGAAGTTTACTTAAAATAGAAAAGGACGGTTGTCCAAAGCATACAGCTGTTGAAATTTTAAGGACAGTTAGCGTATGATGTTAAGTATTCACTAGTCGATGAAATGGAGTGTAAAAGAGATGTTAAAAATTCAAGAGATTCGCGAAATTATTCGCCTTGTTGATCAGTCATCTATCGAAGAATTTATGTACGAGCATGAAGGGTCAAAAATTAAGTTAAAAAAGAAGGGTGCTCTTGCAGCGCAACAGAAAGTAGTTATTCAAGAACAGCCTGTTCAACAAATACCGGCTCAGCCATCAGTGCAGCCTGTTGTGCAACAAAATGAACCACAACAACCGGTACATACAGAAGAGAAAAAAGAAGAGAGCAACCTTCATAAAATTACATCACCGATGGTTGGAACTTTTTATAATTCTTCTTCGCCAGAAGCAGGTCCATATGTTCAAACAGGAACCAAAGTTAAACAAGATAGCGTAGTTT from Priestia filamentosa encodes the following:
- the mntR gene encoding transcriptional regulator MntR — encoded protein: MPTPSMEDYIEQIYMLIEDKGYARVSDIAEALAVHPSSVTKMVQKLDKDEYLIYEKYRGLILTAKGQKIGKRLVYRHELLEQLLRIIGVDEENIYEDVEGIEHHLSWNSIDRIGDLVQYFEENEARVEALRATQRKSEQ
- the aroQ gene encoding type II 3-dehydroquinate dehydratase → MKQFLVINGPNLNYLGKREPEIYGSTTLVNLENSLKTKGEALDLSLDFLQSNHEGVIIDAMYKANETCDGVLLNPGAFTHYSYAIRDCIASLNIPVVEVHISNVHAREEFRHTSVIAPVSAGQIVGFGLFGYEMGINALKNIAEGKE
- the spoIIIAB gene encoding stage III sporulation protein SpoIIIAB, which codes for MKLFGALFILVATTWFGFDLAKQLNARPKQLRQLKSALRSLEAEIMYSHRPLPQIARLLTEQVPKPIASFFDSFATYLEMGQKSAGEAWLLSIEENWRLTALKQGEKEALKQFGQTLGQHDRYSQQKHIVLTLNHLEREEADAVDRQTRYEKMVKSLGFLTGLLLVILLL
- a CDS encoding YqhV family protein codes for the protein MRPFWNMFDTTIITMACLRFISGFIELTAAVLILFGNDVKKALFINSLLALIGPLIMLASISIGLFSIADQLSYGKFVFIGLGVAFIFIGIYK
- the spoIIIAD gene encoding stage III sporulation protein AD, which codes for MIQIVGLGLIATFLTIILKEQKSSIAFLLVVFVGCVIFLFLVDKISEIIGMVEVLSRQAGVNVIYVETILKIIGIAYIAEFGAQITKDAGQGSIASKIELGGKILILSMAIPILTVVIETIISMLPTT
- the spoIIIAC gene encoding stage III sporulation protein AC, whose protein sequence is MGVDINTIFQIAGVGIIVAFLVTVLEQMGKKDFANWVTLIGFIYILFMVASIVQDLFQKIKSVFLFQG
- a CDS encoding M24 family metallopeptidase yields the protein MTEKLIKLRGSFEQRGIDGLLITSKYNRRYMTNFTGSAGVVVISKEKAVFITDFRYIEQATKQTEGFEIVKHTGPIAKEIASVVEQLGIKALGFEEHAITYADFSTYQKEISSQLVPVSGLVENLRLIKTSEEIKILKEAAKLTDEAFHHILSYIKPGVTELEVSNELEFYMRKHGAASSSFDTIVASGYRSALPHGVASEKVIKEGELVTLDFGAYYKGYCSDITRTVAVGDVSDELKNIYDIVLKAQLRGVDGIKKGITGVQADALARNYITEHGYGEYFGHSTGHGIGLEVHEGPALSTRSDTVLEPGMVVTVEPGIYVPNVGGVRIEDDLLITDEGNENLTYAPKELIIL
- the efp gene encoding elongation factor P; the protein is MVSVNDFRTGLTIEVDGGIWQVMEFQHVKPGKGAAFVRSKLRNLRTGAVQEKTFRAGEKVNKARIDNRKMQYLYANGDQHVFMDTNTYDQIELPEVQIEYELKFLKENMEVSIMMYESETLGVELPNSVELTVTETEPGIKGDTASGGTKPATVETGLVVQVPFFVNQGDVLVVNTSDGSYVSRA
- a CDS encoding patatin-like phospholipase family protein — protein: MYIDGVFAGGGIKGFALVGALQAVENKGLIYRRLAGTSAGAIISAFIVAGYTSRDIQKMLEEMELSELLDSRASLLPAKWGKWLLLYWRLGLYKGDRLELWIEEKLKARGIYSFGDVPKHALRIIASDITDGKIVVIPDDLPSYGINPETFSVAKAVRMSCSLPYFFEPVKLKANSGVKIMVDGGVLSNFPMWLFQKRDQPKVRPVLGVKFSSPEDSVQSAEIHNAIDLFGALFDTMKNAHDARHISKKHERDIIFLPVDSTLTTEFGLAEEKKEELISLGRERANAFLKTWTY
- a CDS encoding YqhR family membrane protein, whose translation is MEKNQEKKEKLPSFMNKAIVIGISAGVLFGILSYIAYVLNLSEIRANLILEPWTFGEWKHHIIGHIIGIILLAIISIPVALIYYALLRKFESMWVGAAYGVILWGFVFFLLNPIFPNLKEITDLSKDTIITTFCFYLLYGIFIGYSISYEESELRRISASS
- a CDS encoding DUF1385 domain-containing protein yields the protein MAQNSKPVYGGQAVVEGVMFGGKTSCVTAIRRKDQSIDFFEAPRKSSSFLKKIKKVPFLRGIAAIVEATANGSKHLNFSSDRFDLDPSEDEKLKEKKESKLTMILGVAVIGVLSFIIGKVLMTLVPVFLAELTRPIFSSDVAQIVVESFFKFLLIICYIFLISQTPLIKRVFQYHGAEHKVINAYEKGIELTIEGVQSQSRLHYRCGSSFILFTVIVGMFVYLLVPTDPLWVRIVNRLALIPVVLGLSFEVLQLTNKLSSFPVLKYLGYPGLWLQLLTTKEPKDDQVEVAIASFSRLLVLEEKKAGTTQNKVV
- the spoIIIAE gene encoding stage III sporulation protein AE, encoding MKKKKSLFCLVLLLFLFFLPDSVQAFPSADEMVDEQVDQLGIDEIKGFWNNIMTEYGGFLPESQKGSLVEFLKGDKELSLEEWLKGLMKFFLHEIIANGKLLGTLIMLTIFCVFLQNLQNAFEKTTVSKVAYALVYLVLIVIALNSFHIAISYATEAIQTMIHFIIALIPLLLALMASSGGVMSAAFFHPVIIFLMNTSGLLIQYVVMPLLFLSALLSIVSTISEQYKVTQLAQLMRNVSIGVLGGFLTIFLGVISVQGTSSAVADGITVRTAKFITGNFVPVVGRMFTDATDTVLSASLLLKNTVGLVGVAILLFITAFPALKLLSIAIIYKLAAALIQPVGGGPIISCLSIISRSVIYIFAALAVVSLMFFLCITLVITASNITMMVR
- the spoIIIAA gene encoding stage III sporulation protein AA — its product is MESVLSVLPQHVVELLRRYIDEDVQEIRLRINRPIELIKKDEPIFYSVLPVKEDFAYMLSQLSQSSMYMLEEELQKGYITIKGGHRVGLAGRVITENGKVKAIRDITSLNIRIAREKIGIGESLIDSLYNRKWLNTVIIGAPQSGKTTMLRDLARLVSTGVERKRIPSQKVGIVDERSEIAGCLDGVPQHTFGPRVDVLDACPKAEGMMMLIRSMSPNVLIVDEVGRVEDTEAILEAVHAGVSLILTAHGSSVKDMATRPSLKALIDACIIDRFVLLSNRNGPGTVEGIFQQEVKRKKDGIEGVRK
- a CDS encoding SA1362 family protein, translated to MRRSFVTYVVYAVITLGVVGFLYTILFEPGSLLRSIGTIFFFLIIFYLVYRFVLGRRQPSSSPYDRKYAQAVKQSKSRLRAREKAKVKPKKRMIKNSKITPIQGKAKNLGQSFTKERKRSSSHLTVIEGKKGKKKNRALF